The following proteins are co-located in the Streptomyces sp. NBC_00435 genome:
- the nusB gene encoding transcription antitermination factor NusB, giving the protein MAARSNARKRAFQILFEADQRGVSVREVLADWIRHSRSDTDRQPAVNEFTMELVEGYADKVDRIDDLIATYAVDWDLDRMPVVDRNIVRLGAYELIWVDGTPDAVAIDEAVQLAKEFSTDESPSFVNGLLGRFKDLKPKLRRSES; this is encoded by the coding sequence GTGGCTGCCCGGAGCAACGCGCGCAAGCGCGCTTTCCAGATCCTGTTCGAGGCCGACCAGCGCGGGGTGTCCGTGCGCGAGGTCCTCGCGGACTGGATCCGCCACTCGCGGTCGGACACCGACCGCCAGCCCGCGGTGAACGAGTTCACCATGGAACTCGTCGAGGGGTACGCCGACAAGGTGGACCGCATCGACGATCTGATCGCCACCTACGCCGTGGACTGGGACCTCGACCGGATGCCGGTCGTGGACCGGAACATCGTGCGCCTCGGTGCCTACGAGCTGATCTGGGTCGACGGGACCCCGGACGCCGTGGCCATCGACGAGGCCGTTCAGCTGGCCAAGGAGTTCTCCACGGACGAGTCGCCCTCGTTCGTGAACGGACTACTCGGCCGCTTCAAGGACCTCAAGCCGAAGTTGCGCCGCAGCGAGAGCTGA
- the bldD gene encoding transcriptional regulator BldD produces the protein MSSEYAKQLGAKLRAIRTQQGLSLHGVEEKSQGRWKAVVVGSYERGDRAVTVQRLAELADFYGVPVQELLPGTTPGGAAEPPPKLRLDLERLAHVPAEKAGPLQRYAATIQSQRGDYNGKVLSIRQDDLRTLAVIYDQSPSVLTEQLISWGVLDADARRAVAHEDI, from the coding sequence ATGTCCAGCGAATACGCCAAACAGCTCGGGGCCAAGCTCCGCGCCATCCGCACCCAGCAGGGCCTTTCCCTCCATGGTGTCGAGGAGAAGTCCCAGGGCCGGTGGAAGGCCGTGGTGGTCGGTTCCTACGAGCGCGGGGACCGCGCCGTGACCGTCCAGCGCCTCGCCGAGCTGGCGGACTTCTACGGGGTGCCGGTGCAGGAACTGCTGCCGGGCACGACCCCCGGCGGAGCGGCCGAGCCGCCGCCGAAGCTGCGCCTCGACCTGGAGCGCCTGGCCCACGTCCCCGCTGAGAAGGCCGGCCCGCTGCAGCGCTACGCGGCGACCATCCAGAGCCAGCGCGGCGACTACAACGGCAAGGTGCTCTCGATCCGCCAGGACGACCTGCGCACGCTCGCGGTCATCTACGACCAGTCCCCCTCGGTCCTGACCGAGCAGCTGATCAGCTGGGGCGTGCTGGACGCGGACGCGCGTCGTGCGGTGGCGCACGAGGACATCTAG
- a CDS encoding dihydroorotase: MSKILIRGAKVLGGDVQDVLIEGENITAVGADLDAGDATVIEAAGQVLLPGLVDLHTHLREPGREDSETVLTGTRAAASGGYTAVFAMANTFPVADTAGVVEQVWRLGKESGYCDVQPIGAVTVGLEGKQLSELGAMHESAARVTVFSDDGKCVDDAVIMRRALEYVKAFGGVVAQHAQEPRLTEGAQMNEGVVSAELGLGGWPAVAEESVIARDVLLAEHVGSRVHICHLSTAGSVEIVRWAKSRGIDVTAEVTPHHLLLTDELVRSYNPVYKVNPPLRTEADVLALREALADGTIDIVATDHAPHPHEDKDCEWAAAAMGMVGLETALSVVQQTMVETGLLDWAGVAERMSFAPARIGSLPNHGRPVSAGEPANLTLVDTSYRGVVDPAHFASRSRNTPYEGRELPGRVTHTFLRGRATVVDGTLA; the protein is encoded by the coding sequence ATGAGCAAGATCCTTATTCGTGGGGCGAAGGTACTTGGTGGCGACGTCCAGGACGTCCTGATCGAGGGCGAGAACATCACCGCCGTGGGCGCGGACCTGGACGCCGGCGACGCGACCGTCATCGAGGCCGCCGGACAGGTCCTGCTCCCGGGCCTCGTCGACCTCCACACCCACCTGCGCGAGCCCGGCCGCGAGGACTCCGAGACCGTCCTCACCGGCACCCGTGCCGCGGCCTCCGGCGGCTACACCGCCGTCTTCGCCATGGCCAACACCTTCCCCGTCGCCGACACCGCCGGCGTCGTCGAGCAGGTGTGGCGCCTGGGCAAGGAGTCCGGCTACTGCGACGTGCAGCCCATCGGCGCCGTCACCGTGGGCCTCGAGGGCAAGCAGCTCTCCGAGCTGGGCGCCATGCACGAGTCCGCCGCCCGCGTCACGGTCTTCTCCGACGACGGCAAGTGCGTGGACGACGCGGTGATCATGCGCCGCGCCCTGGAGTACGTGAAGGCCTTCGGCGGCGTCGTCGCCCAGCACGCCCAGGAGCCCCGCCTCACCGAGGGCGCCCAGATGAACGAGGGCGTCGTCTCCGCGGAGCTCGGGCTGGGCGGCTGGCCGGCCGTCGCCGAGGAGTCGGTCATCGCCCGCGACGTCCTGCTCGCCGAGCACGTCGGCTCCCGTGTCCACATCTGCCACCTCTCCACCGCCGGCTCCGTGGAGATCGTCCGCTGGGCCAAGTCCCGCGGCATCGACGTCACCGCCGAGGTCACCCCGCACCACCTGCTCCTCACCGACGAGCTCGTGCGCTCGTACAACCCGGTCTACAAGGTCAACCCGCCGCTGCGCACCGAGGCCGACGTACTGGCCCTGCGCGAGGCGCTGGCCGACGGCACGATCGACATCGTCGCCACCGACCACGCCCCGCACCCGCACGAGGACAAGGACTGTGAGTGGGCCGCCGCCGCCATGGGCATGGTGGGCCTGGAGACCGCGCTCTCCGTCGTCCAGCAGACGATGGTGGAGACCGGACTGCTCGACTGGGCGGGCGTCGCCGAGCGGATGTCCTTCGCCCCGGCGCGCATCGGCAGCCTTCCGAACCACGGACGGCCCGTCTCGGCAGGTGAACCCGCGAACCTGACCTTGGTCGATACCTCGTACCGTGGTGTCGTGGACCCCGCACACTTCGCCTCCCGCAGCCGCAACACGCCTTACGAGGGCCGTGAGCTGCCGGGTCGCGTCACTCACACCTTCCTGCGGGGCCGGGCAACGGTCGTGGACGGGACGCTGGCGTGA
- the pyrR gene encoding bifunctional pyr operon transcriptional regulator/uracil phosphoribosyltransferase PyrR yields the protein MDTQHAQAQAVQDSDAMRPVLEAQDIARVLTRIAHEIVERAKGADDVVLLGIPTRGVFLARRLAVKLEEITGAKIPVGSLDITMYRDDLRMKPARAIGRTEIPGDDIDGRLVVLVDDVLFSGRTIRAALDALGDIGRPRAVQLAVLVDRGHRELPIRADYVGKNLPTSLRENVQVQLQEEDGRDAVLLGQRTARAAGQ from the coding sequence ATGGACACTCAGCACGCTCAGGCTCAGGCCGTTCAAGACTCCGATGCCATGCGCCCCGTTCTCGAAGCGCAGGACATCGCACGGGTCCTTACCCGTATCGCCCACGAAATCGTCGAACGCGCCAAGGGCGCGGACGATGTGGTGCTCCTCGGCATTCCCACCCGCGGTGTTTTCCTCGCCCGCCGGCTGGCCGTCAAACTCGAAGAGATCACCGGTGCCAAGATCCCGGTCGGTTCCCTCGACATCACCATGTACCGCGACGACCTCCGGATGAAGCCGGCCCGCGCGATCGGCCGCACCGAGATCCCCGGCGACGACATCGACGGCCGCCTGGTCGTCCTGGTCGACGACGTCCTCTTCTCCGGCCGCACCATCCGTGCCGCCCTCGACGCCCTCGGCGACATCGGCCGCCCCCGCGCCGTGCAGCTCGCGGTCCTCGTCGACCGCGGCCACCGCGAACTGCCGATCCGCGCCGACTACGTCGGCAAGAACCTCCCCACGTCGCTGCGGGAGAACGTCCAGGTCCAGCTCCAGGAGGAGGACGGCCGAGACGCCGTACTGCTCGGCCAGCGGACCGCCCGGGCAGCGGGGCAGTAA
- the aroB gene encoding 3-dehydroquinate synthase, which translates to MTDQVTRIQVGASAGHDAYDVLVGRQLLGELGSLIGTKAQRVAVIHPEALASTGEALRDDLAAQGYEAVAIQVPNAEEAKTVEVAAYCWKALGQSGFTRTDVIVGVGGGATTDLAGFVAASWLRGVRWIAVPTTILAMVDAAVGGKTGINTAEGKNLVGAFHPPAGVLCDLAALESLPVNDYVSGLAEIIKAGFISDPVILDLIEEDPAAARTPAGPHTAELICRSIQVKADVVSSDLKESGLREILNYGHTLAHAIEKNERYKWRHGAAVSVGMVFAAELGRLAGRLDDATADRHKEVLASVGLPLTYRGDQWPKLLETMKLDKKSRGDLLRFIVLDGLAKPTVLEGPDPAVLVAAFGEVTA; encoded by the coding sequence ATGACAGACCAGGTGACGCGGATCCAGGTCGGCGCGAGCGCCGGGCACGACGCGTACGACGTGCTGGTCGGCCGGCAGCTGCTCGGGGAGCTCGGCTCCCTGATCGGTACGAAGGCCCAGCGGGTCGCCGTCATCCACCCCGAGGCGCTCGCCTCGACCGGTGAGGCCCTGCGCGACGACCTCGCCGCCCAGGGGTACGAGGCCGTCGCCATCCAGGTGCCGAACGCCGAAGAGGCCAAGACGGTCGAGGTGGCGGCGTACTGCTGGAAGGCCCTGGGGCAGTCCGGCTTCACCCGCACCGACGTCATCGTCGGCGTCGGCGGGGGAGCCACCACCGACCTCGCGGGCTTCGTCGCGGCCTCCTGGCTGCGCGGCGTGCGCTGGATCGCCGTACCGACCACCATCCTCGCGATGGTCGACGCGGCCGTCGGCGGCAAGACCGGCATCAACACCGCCGAGGGCAAGAACCTCGTCGGCGCCTTCCACCCGCCGGCCGGCGTCCTGTGCGACTTGGCGGCGCTGGAGTCGCTGCCCGTCAACGACTACGTCAGCGGCCTCGCCGAGATCATCAAGGCCGGATTCATCTCCGACCCGGTGATCCTCGACCTGATCGAGGAGGACCCGGCGGCGGCGCGCACGCCCGCCGGCCCGCACACGGCCGAGCTGATCTGCCGCTCCATCCAGGTCAAGGCGGACGTGGTCTCCAGCGACCTCAAGGAGTCGGGGCTGCGGGAGATCCTGAACTACGGGCACACCCTCGCGCACGCCATCGAGAAGAACGAGCGCTACAAGTGGCGGCACGGAGCAGCCGTATCGGTGGGCATGGTCTTCGCGGCCGAGCTCGGCCGGCTGGCGGGCCGCCTCGACGACGCGACGGCCGACCGGCACAAGGAGGTGCTCGCCTCGGTGGGCCTTCCACTGACCTACCGCGGCGACCAGTGGCCCAAGCTGCTGGAGACCATGAAGCTCGACAAGAAGTCCCGCGGGGACCTGCTGCGCTTCATCGTCCTGGACGGGCTGGCCAAGCCGACCGTCCTGGAGGGTCCGGACCCGGCCGTCCTCGTGGCGGCGTTCGGTGAAGTCACGGCCTGA
- a CDS encoding shikimate dehydrogenase, with translation MSRIRAAVLGSPIEHSLSPVLHRAAYQELGLDDWSYDRFEIDEAALPGFIAGLGPEWAGLSLTMPLKRAVIALLDGISDTAASVETVNTVVFTEDGRKVGDNTDIPGLVSALRERGVEKVESAAVLGAGATASSALAALARICSGEVTAYVRSAARAAEMREWGERLGVDVRTADWARAAEALNAPLVIATTPAGATDELSAAVPATPGTLFDVLYDPWPTPLAAAWTQRGGKLLGGLDLLVHQAVLQVERMTGRTPGPLAAMRAAGEAALRARH, from the coding sequence ATGTCACGGATACGGGCCGCGGTGCTGGGTTCGCCCATCGAGCACTCCCTCTCACCGGTGCTGCACCGCGCCGCGTACCAGGAGCTCGGCCTCGACGACTGGTCGTACGACCGCTTCGAGATCGACGAGGCCGCGCTCCCCGGATTCATCGCCGGCCTCGGCCCCGAGTGGGCCGGGCTGTCGCTGACCATGCCGCTGAAGCGGGCGGTCATCGCGCTGCTCGACGGGATCAGCGATACGGCCGCCTCCGTCGAGACGGTCAACACCGTCGTCTTCACCGAGGACGGCCGCAAGGTCGGCGACAACACCGACATCCCCGGCCTGGTCTCGGCCCTGCGGGAGCGGGGCGTCGAGAAGGTGGAGTCCGCCGCCGTCCTCGGCGCGGGCGCCACGGCCTCCTCGGCGCTCGCCGCGCTGGCGCGGATCTGCTCCGGCGAGGTGACCGCGTACGTACGCTCCGCCGCCCGCGCCGCCGAGATGCGCGAGTGGGGCGAGCGGCTCGGCGTGGACGTCCGCACGGCCGACTGGGCGCGGGCGGCCGAGGCGCTGAACGCACCGCTGGTCATCGCCACCACCCCGGCCGGAGCCACGGACGAGCTGTCCGCAGCCGTGCCCGCCACCCCGGGCACTCTCTTCGACGTCCTGTACGACCCCTGGCCGACGCCCCTCGCGGCGGCCTGGACGCAGCGCGGCGGCAAACTCCTCGGCGGCCTCGACCTGCTCGTGCACCAGGCCGTGCTCCAGGTCGAGCGGATGACCGGCCGCACCCCGGGCCCCCTCGCCGCCATGCGGGCCGCCGGCGAGGCGGCGCTGCGCGCCCGTCACTGA
- a CDS encoding aminopeptidase P family protein: MSDVYAARRGLLRDRCAAAGNAAALITRPANVRYLSGASPLGAVLLVGPGGEDMLFCAGAPTGEAEEGRPDENLRLSVLAGPGADPAVAAADAAALARADSLAVEEHHLTVGRHRALGSVAPGLRLADLGTAVEQQRLVKDEEEIACLRIAAEIADQALGELLESILVGRTERHLALELERRLVDHGADGPAFPTSVGTGPHSGRSRHRPSDRRVEEGDFLSICLGANYRGYRCEIGRTFVIGTTPADWQIELYDLVFAAQRAGREALLPGAAYRDVDHAARSVLDSAGHGEALAAWTGHGVGLEIDEDPQLAPTAMGKLDACVPVTIEPGVHLPGRGGVRIDDTLVVRPEADGGPELLTITTKELLAL; encoded by the coding sequence ATGTCAGACGTGTACGCGGCCCGCCGGGGCCTGCTTCGCGACCGCTGTGCGGCCGCCGGAAACGCCGCCGCACTCATCACGCGTCCGGCGAACGTCCGCTACCTCTCCGGGGCGTCGCCGCTGGGCGCCGTCCTGCTGGTCGGGCCGGGCGGTGAGGACATGCTGTTCTGCGCCGGAGCGCCCACCGGGGAGGCCGAGGAGGGACGGCCCGACGAGAACCTGCGGCTCTCCGTACTGGCCGGCCCGGGCGCGGATCCCGCCGTCGCGGCGGCGGACGCGGCCGCTCTCGCCCGCGCGGACTCCCTGGCGGTGGAGGAACACCACCTCACCGTCGGCCGGCACCGCGCCCTGGGCTCCGTAGCGCCCGGGCTGCGCCTGGCCGACCTCGGAACCGCCGTGGAGCAGCAGCGCCTCGTCAAGGACGAGGAGGAGATCGCCTGTCTGCGGATCGCCGCCGAGATCGCCGACCAGGCCCTCGGAGAGCTGCTGGAATCGATCCTGGTGGGCCGTACCGAACGGCACCTGGCCCTGGAACTGGAACGCCGCCTGGTGGACCACGGGGCCGACGGCCCGGCCTTCCCCACCTCGGTCGGCACCGGCCCGCACTCCGGACGCTCCCGGCACCGGCCGTCCGACCGCAGGGTGGAGGAGGGCGACTTCCTCTCCATCTGCCTCGGCGCCAACTACCGGGGCTACCGCTGCGAGATCGGCCGCACCTTCGTCATCGGCACGACCCCCGCCGACTGGCAGATCGAGCTGTACGACCTGGTCTTCGCCGCGCAGCGGGCCGGCCGCGAAGCCCTGCTGCCCGGGGCCGCGTACCGAGACGTGGATCACGCGGCCCGCTCCGTACTCGACTCCGCAGGTCACGGTGAAGCCCTCGCCGCGTGGACCGGACACGGTGTCGGTCTCGAAATCGACGAGGACCCGCAGCTTGCACCTACGGCCATGGGTAAACTGGACGCTTGCGTGCCGGTCACCATCGAGCCGGGGGTTCACCTCCCTGGCCGGGGCGGTGTCCGGATCGATGACACGCTCGTCGTGCGCCCCGAGGCGGACGGCGGTCCCGAGCTACTCACCATTACGACCAAGGAGCTGCTCGCGCTCTAG
- a CDS encoding shikimate kinase, whose amino-acid sequence MGSGKSTVGELIARQLGVSYRDTDADIVAAQGREISDIFVDEGEPYFRELEREAVAAAVAGHGGVLALGGGAVLDEKTRELLTGLPVAYLSMDVEEAVRRVGLGAARPLLAVNPRRQWRELMEARRPLYTEVARVVVATDDRTPEEVAQAVLDALELKNA is encoded by the coding sequence ATGGGATCCGGCAAGTCCACCGTGGGCGAACTGATCGCGCGGCAGCTCGGCGTCTCCTACCGGGACACCGACGCCGACATCGTCGCGGCCCAGGGCCGGGAGATCTCCGACATCTTCGTGGACGAGGGCGAACCCTACTTCCGTGAGCTGGAGCGGGAGGCGGTCGCCGCCGCCGTCGCCGGACACGGCGGGGTCCTCGCCCTCGGCGGCGGCGCCGTCCTCGACGAGAAGACGCGCGAGCTGCTCACCGGACTGCCCGTCGCCTACCTCTCGATGGACGTCGAGGAAGCGGTCCGGCGCGTGGGCCTCGGCGCCGCGCGCCCGCTGCTCGCCGTCAACCCGCGCCGTCAGTGGCGCGAGCTGATGGAGGCCCGGCGCCCCCTGTACACCGAAGTCGCGCGCGTCGTGGTGGCCACCGACGACCGCACCCCCGAAGAGGTCGCACAGGCGGTCCTCGACGCTCTGGAGTTGAAGAACGCATGA
- a CDS encoding AAA family ATPase codes for MHQGVAGGGWEPPGSQYPAAAPHGATGHVPLPPAVPGTGGATLAVLLIGPAGAGKTTVARHWAGTRPVPTAHVSLDDVREWVCSGFADPQAGWNDHSEAQYRLARRTCGFAARNFLANGISCILDDAVFPDRPVVGLGGWKRHVGPALLPVVLLPGLEIVLERNAARSGNRRLSDEEVARIHGRMAGWYGSGLPIIDNSHLDVEGTARALDETLARVISAPAH; via the coding sequence ATGCACCAGGGAGTGGCAGGCGGGGGCTGGGAGCCGCCGGGGAGTCAGTACCCGGCGGCGGCGCCGCACGGGGCCACCGGGCACGTCCCGCTGCCGCCCGCCGTCCCCGGCACCGGCGGCGCCACCCTCGCGGTGCTGCTGATCGGCCCCGCGGGCGCCGGGAAGACCACCGTGGCCCGGCACTGGGCCGGCACCCGTCCCGTTCCCACCGCGCACGTCAGCCTGGACGACGTACGGGAATGGGTGTGCTCGGGCTTCGCGGACCCCCAGGCGGGCTGGAACGACCACTCCGAGGCCCAGTACCGGCTCGCCCGCCGCACCTGCGGCTTCGCCGCCCGCAACTTCCTGGCCAACGGGATCTCGTGCATCCTCGACGACGCCGTGTTCCCGGACCGGCCGGTGGTGGGGCTCGGCGGCTGGAAACGCCATGTGGGACCCGCGCTGCTGCCGGTGGTCCTGCTGCCCGGCCTGGAGATAGTCCTGGAGCGCAATGCCGCCCGCTCCGGAAACCGGCGGCTCTCCGACGAGGAGGTCGCGCGGATCCACGGCCGGATGGCCGGCTGGTACGGGTCCGGGCTGCCGATCATCGACAACTCCCACCTCGACGTCGAAGGCACCGCCCGCGCGCTGGACGAGACCCTGGCGCGCGTCATCTCGGCCCCGGCCCACTGA
- a CDS encoding aspartate carbamoyltransferase catalytic subunit — MKRHLISAADLTRDDAVLILDTAEEMARVADRPIKKLPTLRGRTICNLFFEDSTRTRISFEAAEKRLSADVINFAAKGSSVSKGESLKDTAQTLEAMGVDAVVIRHSASGAPYRLANSGWIDAPVINAGDGTHQHPTQALLDAFTMRRRLVGRDAGLGKDLDGRRITIVGDVLHSRVARSNVDLLHTLGAEVTLVAPPTLVPVGVEAWPCEISYSLDAVLPKSDAVMMLRVQRERMNAAFFPTEREYSRRYGLDGARMARMPEHAIVMHPGPMVRGMEITAEVADSDRCTVIEQVANGVSIRMAVLYLLLGGSEPAVTTTSTPRTEESK; from the coding sequence ATGAAGCGCCACCTCATCTCGGCCGCCGATCTCACGCGCGACGACGCCGTCCTCATCCTCGACACCGCCGAGGAGATGGCCCGAGTCGCCGACCGGCCGATAAAGAAGCTGCCGACCCTGCGCGGCCGCACGATCTGCAACCTCTTCTTCGAGGACTCGACCCGTACCCGGATCTCCTTCGAGGCCGCCGAGAAGCGCCTCTCCGCCGACGTGATCAACTTCGCGGCGAAGGGCTCCAGCGTCTCCAAGGGCGAGTCCCTCAAGGACACCGCCCAGACGCTGGAGGCCATGGGCGTCGACGCCGTGGTCATCCGCCACAGCGCCTCCGGCGCCCCCTACCGGCTCGCGAACTCCGGCTGGATCGACGCCCCCGTGATCAACGCGGGCGACGGCACCCACCAGCACCCCACCCAGGCGCTGCTCGACGCGTTCACCATGCGCCGCCGCCTGGTCGGCAGGGACGCCGGGCTCGGCAAGGACCTCGACGGCCGCCGGATCACCATCGTCGGCGACGTCCTGCACAGCCGCGTGGCCCGCTCCAACGTCGACCTGCTGCACACCCTCGGCGCCGAGGTCACCCTGGTGGCCCCGCCCACCCTGGTCCCGGTCGGCGTCGAGGCCTGGCCGTGCGAGATCTCGTACAGCCTGGACGCGGTGCTGCCGAAGTCCGACGCCGTGATGATGCTGCGGGTGCAGCGCGAGCGGATGAACGCGGCCTTCTTCCCGACCGAGCGCGAGTACTCCCGCCGCTACGGCCTGGACGGCGCCCGGATGGCGCGGATGCCCGAGCACGCCATCGTCATGCACCCCGGCCCGATGGTCCGCGGCATGGAGATCACGGCCGAGGTCGCCGACTCCGACCGCTGCACGGTCATCGAGCAGGTCGCCAACGGCGTCTCGATCCGCATGGCCGTCCTGTACCTCCTGCTCGGCGGATCCGAGCCCGCCGTCACCACCACCAGCACGCCCCGCACCGAGGAGAGCAAGTAA
- the efp gene encoding elongation factor P: protein MASTNDLKNGMVLKLDGGQLWSVVEFQHVKPGKGPAFVRTKLKSVMSGKVVDKTFNAGTKVETATIDRRDMQFSYMDGEYFVFMDMEDYDQLMVDKKAVGDAANFLIEGFTASVARHEGEVLYVELPAAVELTIQHTDPGVQGDRSTGGTKPATLETGHEIQVPLFINTGEKIKVDTRTSDYLGRVNS, encoded by the coding sequence GTGGCTTCCACGAACGACCTCAAGAACGGCATGGTGCTCAAGCTCGACGGTGGCCAGCTCTGGTCCGTCGTCGAGTTCCAGCACGTCAAGCCCGGCAAGGGCCCGGCCTTCGTGCGCACCAAGCTGAAGAGCGTCATGTCCGGCAAGGTGGTCGACAAGACCTTCAACGCCGGCACCAAGGTCGAGACGGCCACCATCGACCGCCGCGACATGCAGTTCTCCTACATGGACGGCGAGTACTTCGTGTTCATGGACATGGAGGACTACGACCAGCTGATGGTCGACAAGAAGGCCGTCGGCGACGCCGCCAACTTCCTGATCGAGGGCTTCACCGCCTCCGTGGCCCGCCACGAGGGCGAGGTGCTGTACGTCGAGCTCCCGGCCGCCGTCGAGCTGACCATCCAGCACACCGACCCGGGTGTCCAGGGCGACCGCTCCACCGGTGGCACCAAGCCGGCGACGCTGGAGACCGGTCACGAGATCCAGGTCCCGCTCTTCATCAACACCGGTGAGAAGATCAAGGTCGACACCCGCACGAGCGACTACCTCGGCCGGGTGAACAGCTAA
- the aroC gene encoding chorismate synthase, translated as MSRLRWLTAGESHGPALVATLEGLPAGVPVTTELVAEHLARRRLGYGRGARMKFEQDEITFLGGVRHGLSQGSPVAVMIGNTEWPKWETVMSADPVDPSLLKETGRNAPLTRPRPGHADLAGMQKYGFSEARPILERASARETAARVALGAIARSFIKEVAGIEIVSHVVELAAAKAPYGVYPTPADVEKLDADPVRCLDADASKAMVAEIDQAHKDGDTLGGVVEVLAYGVPVGLGSHVHWDRRLDARLAAALMGIQAIKGVEVGDGFDLARVPGSQAHDEIVSTPEGLKRTSGRSGGTEGGLTTGELLRVRAAMKPIATVPKALATVDVATGEATVAHHQRSDVCAVPAAGIVAEAMVALVLADAVVEKFGGDSVPETRRNVRSYLDNLQIR; from the coding sequence TTGAGCAGGTTGCGTTGGCTGACGGCCGGAGAATCGCACGGCCCGGCGCTGGTGGCGACGCTGGAGGGTCTTCCCGCCGGCGTCCCGGTCACCACGGAGCTGGTGGCCGAACACCTGGCCCGGCGCCGGCTCGGCTACGGCCGCGGTGCCCGGATGAAGTTCGAGCAGGACGAGATCACCTTCCTCGGCGGCGTTCGCCACGGGCTGTCCCAGGGTTCGCCCGTCGCCGTCATGATCGGCAACACCGAGTGGCCCAAGTGGGAGACCGTCATGTCGGCCGACCCGGTCGACCCCTCGCTGCTCAAGGAGACCGGCCGCAACGCGCCGCTGACCCGCCCCCGCCCCGGCCACGCCGACCTCGCGGGCATGCAGAAGTACGGCTTCTCCGAGGCCCGGCCGATCCTGGAGCGCGCCAGCGCCCGTGAGACCGCCGCCCGCGTCGCCCTCGGTGCCATCGCCCGGTCCTTCATCAAGGAGGTCGCGGGCATCGAGATCGTCTCCCACGTCGTGGAGCTGGCCGCCGCCAAGGCCCCGTACGGCGTCTACCCGACCCCCGCCGACGTCGAGAAGCTCGACGCCGACCCGGTGCGCTGCCTCGACGCCGACGCGTCGAAGGCGATGGTCGCGGAGATCGACCAGGCCCACAAGGACGGCGACACCCTCGGCGGCGTCGTCGAGGTCCTCGCCTACGGGGTGCCCGTGGGCCTCGGCTCGCACGTGCACTGGGACCGCCGCCTCGACGCGCGCCTCGCGGCCGCGCTCATGGGCATCCAGGCGATCAAGGGCGTGGAGGTCGGCGACGGCTTCGACCTGGCCCGCGTACCCGGCTCGCAGGCGCACGACGAGATCGTCTCCACCCCCGAGGGCCTCAAGCGCACCTCCGGCCGCTCCGGCGGCACCGAGGGCGGTCTGACCACCGGTGAGCTGCTGCGCGTACGCGCCGCGATGAAGCCGATCGCGACCGTGCCGAAGGCCCTCGCGACCGTGGACGTGGCCACCGGTGAGGCCACCGTCGCGCACCACCAGCGCTCCGACGTCTGTGCCGTGCCCGCCGCGGGCATCGTCGCCGAGGCCATGGTCGCCCTGGTGCTGGCCGACGCCGTCGTGGAGAAGTTCGGCGGCGACTCGGTCCCCGAGACCCGCCGCAACGTCCGCTCCTACCTCGACAACCTGCAGATCCGGTGA